From Mesomycoplasma dispar, a single genomic window includes:
- the ylqF gene encoding ribosome biogenesis GTPase YlqF: MKINWFPGHMAKSLNDLSKKARIIDLFVLVVDGRAPISSINNDFWKIAPNKFRLVIVTKIDLADGEKFVKIKNFFTEKNFLVLFLNLKNNTSKNLILSKLNYFFKLKQKNSQMKFENPTLKIFVVGMPNTGKSTLINLVTNSRLKVGNQPGITRNNQWISSGKFLFLDTPGILTPKLDDQKVAIKLALIGSIRQEIIDLTFLFIEAYKLISVLYPNLVKNLGIEPSEIEFEIEKNLSKLAEIKQFKDKNGLDFNRTRIWFLNYLKQQKITLD; the protein is encoded by the coding sequence ATGAAAATTAATTGGTTTCCAGGACATATGGCAAAAAGTCTTAATGACTTGTCGAAAAAGGCAAGAATAATCGATCTTTTTGTTCTAGTTGTTGATGGAAGAGCGCCAATTTCTAGTATAAATAATGACTTTTGAAAAATTGCTCCGAACAAGTTTCGACTAGTAATTGTCACAAAAATTGATTTAGCAGATGGCGAAAAATTTGTAAAAATTAAAAATTTTTTCACAGAAAAAAATTTTTTAGTATTATTTTTAAATTTAAAAAATAATACTAGTAAAAATTTAATTTTATCAAAACTAAACTATTTTTTTAAGTTAAAACAAAAAAATAGTCAAATGAAATTTGAAAACCCGACCTTAAAAATTTTTGTCGTTGGGATGCCAAATACCGGAAAATCAACTTTAATAAATTTAGTGACAAATTCGCGACTTAAGGTTGGAAATCAGCCCGGAATAACTAGGAATAATCAGTGAATTAGTTCGGGAAAATTCCTTTTTCTTGACACGCCCGGAATTTTAACTCCTAAACTAGATGATCAAAAAGTTGCAATAAAACTGGCCCTTATTGGTTCGATAAGACAAGAAATAATTGATTTAACTTTCCTTTTTATCGAAGCTTATAAATTAATTTCTGTTCTATACCCAAATTTAGTAAAAAATTTGGGTATAGAACCTTCGGAAATTGAATTTGAAATTGAAAAAAATTTATCAAAATTAGCCGAAATTAAACAGTTTAAAGATAAAAATGGACTGGATTTTAACAGAACTCGAATTTGATTTTTAAATTATCTCAAACAGCAAAAAATTACTTTAGATTAA
- the rsgA gene encoding ribosome small subunit-dependent GTPase A: MKGQIVRVIAGFYDVIDCESQKIHPLLRGAGLLRQNENSPLVGDFVDFEVDGFIKKIYERKNWLIRPKVANIDQALVFISIKEPEFSSLLLDKFLLIIESKNITPILLITKIDLVTNFKSLLLDYQKMNYTIFFINNKKGEIPKNLREKLEKKLNFVIGQTGVGKTSFINNLLKEKLETQEISQSLNRGKHTTRVVQIIEKENIRIIDTPGFSSFSHDEITKEEIRNSFAIFREFSSNCKFRSCFHFQEKLEQCAIKRAVENGKIPENRYKNYLYLLGKYEKKNY; the protein is encoded by the coding sequence ATGAAAGGTCAAATTGTTCGAGTTATTGCAGGGTTTTATGATGTAATTGACTGTGAAAGTCAAAAAATACATCCACTTTTAAGAGGTGCTGGTTTGCTTCGCCAAAATGAAAATTCACCTTTAGTTGGTGATTTTGTTGATTTTGAGGTCGATGGATTTATCAAGAAAATTTATGAAAGAAAAAATTGGCTAATTCGCCCAAAAGTAGCAAATATCGACCAAGCTTTGGTTTTTATTTCAATTAAGGAACCTGAATTCTCGAGTTTGTTACTTGATAAATTTTTGTTAATAATTGAATCAAAAAATATTACCCCAATTTTGTTAATCACCAAAATTGATCTTGTTACTAATTTTAAAAGTTTACTACTTGACTATCAAAAAATGAATTATACAATTTTTTTTATTAATAATAAGAAAGGTGAAATTCCTAAAAATTTAAGGGAAAAATTAGAAAAAAAACTTAATTTTGTCATTGGTCAAACCGGCGTTGGTAAAACTAGTTTTATTAATAATTTATTAAAAGAAAAACTTGAAACTCAAGAAATTTCACAGTCGCTAAATCGCGGAAAACATACAACCAGAGTCGTCCAGATTATTGAAAAAGAAAATATTAGAATAATAGATACTCCCGGTTTTTCATCTTTTTCTCATGATGAGATAACAAAAGAAGAAATTCGCAATTCATTTGCAATTTTCCGTGAGTTTTCATCAAATTGTAAATTTCGGTCTTGTTTCCATTTTCAGGAAAAATTAGAACAGTGCGCAATAAAAAGAGCTGTAGAAAATGGAAAAATTCCAGAAAACCGCTATAAAAATTATCTTTATCTTCTAGGAAAATATGAAAAGAAAAATTATTAG
- a CDS encoding MAG2960 family serine endopeptidase lipoprotein gives MKKLTKIIVSFVTFSFSITLFTACVTKETKKDENNKILNAKIENLVQIPLESIDWKNIIFDYDKNKYRLEKLNLTKNFQDNQLIAEVSLIDLEKQVAIPKTFLFNSFLKIQNDKNELKNLQKVQDIQQKTKQEEIKKRVEKQVKKPAKPPKIPEKVRNDTKKILDSSKTIFRPKPDFSQNLKKQTPKYQDSTPNFEPLSPKIISNNFHSVNYNSKNYNHLFNQNPKLKYVNKIYTESQNPEYFRDDHYFDKNFLLEKSAFEIIQSTPKYQTGVHNLYTFLYTGEHNQPINFLEPNDENRNRKFWEYTKYIGHYGDFGKNNDEKLMFYNRGLSHKGMIEQVYLPKFNSSESSSVTENKEDISEIVSKNPFGFLPSNLSQLFYYMKLEEIAKIFKIPNLKNAKANFDDKKGEIEILLETKDDKKYLWKSSGNSNSGLKRDFDFQKYIYDRSFTLGIRVYKWHDDPFFSENDGLRGEEESGTAWVLDRIVNENDTENYELLVATNIHVFNLRRVFDKSLYFDIDSKNPKSAQWNAGFIDENNHFISEKDVKNKQSKVYFNAGRLQNPLSENKNTQNGVKVFPVFDAYESYLSGPYYTPRYKVSGLMGNDVDVGYKFLDNYNETTRVGTTKNGGADFVILRLKIKKTDLDKILPELKKVIETDKEKDWYVGLGKNEKFSPIKTQFYGGYPVASQDNETVEWNKGLNFKTNKSTGGIINTRSRIITGSLFQPLWVPYNESENKDWNSKHQNWKKYQKPFRDDLKHGMLKLILNQHSHLYTKIKPEDKLNALSSGSSGSMAIDSSFNLIGINFFYSKDPSSNTFSNAISLMEGESTYEDGFNGNIREDFKRKLEKDNLFTVKIRPKS, from the coding sequence ATGAAAAAGTTAACAAAAATTATTGTTTCATTTGTAACTTTTTCATTCTCAATAACATTATTTACGGCTTGTGTCACAAAAGAAACTAAAAAAGATGAAAATAATAAAATTCTTAATGCAAAAATTGAAAATTTAGTCCAAATTCCACTTGAAAGTATTGATTGAAAAAACATTATTTTTGATTACGACAAAAATAAATATAGATTAGAAAAATTAAATTTAACAAAAAATTTCCAAGATAATCAGTTAATCGCCGAAGTTTCACTTATAGATTTAGAAAAACAAGTTGCAATACCAAAAACTTTTCTTTTCAACTCTTTTTTGAAAATACAAAATGATAAAAATGAATTAAAAAATCTCCAAAAAGTTCAAGATATCCAGCAAAAAACAAAACAAGAAGAAATTAAAAAAAGAGTAGAAAAACAAGTAAAAAAACCTGCTAAACCACCAAAAATCCCCGAAAAAGTTAGAAATGACACTAAAAAAATTTTAGATTCTAGTAAAACTATTTTTAGACCAAAACCAGATTTTTCACAAAATTTAAAAAAACAAACACCAAAATATCAAGATTCAACACCAAATTTCGAACCTTTGTCTCCTAAAATAATTTCAAATAATTTTCACAGCGTCAACTACAATTCTAAAAATTACAACCATTTATTTAACCAAAACCCAAAACTTAAATATGTAAATAAAATTTATACCGAATCACAAAATCCAGAGTATTTCCGAGATGATCATTATTTTGATAAGAATTTTTTATTAGAAAAATCTGCCTTTGAGATTATTCAAAGCACGCCTAAATATCAAACTGGAGTTCATAATTTATACACTTTTTTATATACTGGCGAACATAACCAGCCAATTAATTTCCTTGAACCTAATGATGAAAATCGTAACAGAAAATTTTGGGAATATACAAAATACATCGGTCATTATGGTGATTTTGGAAAAAATAATGATGAAAAACTAATGTTTTACAATCGCGGTCTTTCTCATAAGGGGATGATTGAACAAGTTTATTTGCCTAAATTTAATAGTAGCGAATCCTCAAGTGTAACTGAAAATAAAGAAGATATTAGCGAAATTGTTAGCAAAAATCCTTTTGGATTTTTGCCTTCTAATTTAAGTCAGTTATTTTATTATATGAAATTAGAAGAAATTGCAAAAATTTTTAAAATTCCAAATTTAAAAAATGCAAAAGCAAATTTCGATGATAAAAAAGGTGAAATTGAAATTCTGTTAGAAACAAAAGATGATAAAAAATATTTATGAAAATCAAGTGGAAACTCCAATTCGGGACTAAAGAGAGATTTTGACTTTCAAAAGTACATATATGATCGCAGTTTTACTCTTGGAATTAGAGTTTATAAATGGCATGATGATCCTTTTTTTTCTGAAAACGACGGTTTACGTGGCGAAGAAGAATCAGGAACTGCTTGAGTTTTAGACAGAATAGTTAATGAAAATGATACAGAAAATTACGAACTTTTAGTCGCAACCAACATTCACGTTTTTAATTTACGGCGTGTTTTTGATAAAAGTTTGTATTTTGATATTGATAGCAAAAACCCAAAATCAGCACAATGAAATGCTGGTTTTATTGATGAAAATAATCACTTTATCAGTGAAAAAGACGTGAAAAACAAACAGTCTAAAGTCTATTTTAACGCTGGTCGTTTGCAAAACCCACTTTCTGAAAACAAAAATACGCAAAATGGTGTCAAAGTTTTTCCGGTTTTCGATGCTTATGAAAGTTATTTAAGCGGTCCTTATTACACGCCTCGCTACAAAGTTAGCGGTTTGATGGGTAATGATGTCGATGTTGGCTATAAATTTTTAGATAATTATAACGAAACTACAAGAGTTGGAACGACAAAAAATGGTGGTGCTGATTTTGTAATTTTAAGGCTAAAAATTAAAAAAACTGATTTAGATAAAATTTTACCTGAATTGAAAAAGGTAATTGAAACTGACAAAGAAAAAGATTGGTATGTTGGACTTGGAAAAAATGAAAAATTTAGTCCGATAAAAACACAATTTTACGGTGGTTATCCTGTTGCAAGTCAAGATAACGAGACTGTTGAATGAAATAAAGGTCTAAATTTCAAAACTAACAAATCAACTGGCGGAATTATCAACACTCGAAGTCGAATAATTACTGGTTCTTTATTTCAGCCACTTTGAGTTCCTTATAATGAAAGTGAAAATAAAGACTGAAATTCAAAGCATCAAAATTGAAAAAAATACCAAAAACCTTTCCGCGACGACCTAAAACACGGAATGTTAAAACTCATTTTGAACCAGCATTCGCATTTATACACTAAAATAAAACCCGAAGATAAACTTAACGCCTTAAGTTCTGGATCTTCTGGTTCAATGGCTATTGATTCTAGTTTTAATTTAATTGGGATTAATTTTTTCTATTCAAAAGATCCAAGTAGTAATACTTTTTCGAACGCTATCAGTTTAATGGAGGGTGAAAGCACTTACGAAGATGGTTTTAACGGTAATATTCGTGAAGATTTTAAAAGAAAATTAGAAAAAGACAATTTATTTACTGTCAAAATTCGTCCCAAATCCTAA
- the serS gene encoding serine--tRNA ligase, which produces MDIRLILNNKSFVEKKLADRGFDISIIDEIHQKISKRNALRQKIDELLAKRNVISKEIGAYFREQKDASYLKKQVSEIKEKIVKIEVEWDELNTWVNQKVLEIPNLPDDSVPLGTSELDNQVISHWGYPKKFDSKHKPHYEYGTFNNILDFKRAVKLSGNRFVIYKNLGAKLVRALINFMIDTHIASGYEEILPNTLILSDSLYGTGQLPKFTDDLYPLKDLDHWLIPTAEVPLTNYFRDEIIDLNKPISLVAYSKCYRSEAGSGGKDTRGLIRLHEFHKVELVKITNENDGISEFEKVVRDAANVLKLLEIPYRVVLLSTGDLGFSAKKTIDLEAWLPSEHTYREISSISYCGDFQARRAKIRYRDGKNNRYAHTINGSGLAIDRVVAILLEQYQNADGSWSVPKVLKPYFR; this is translated from the coding sequence ATGGATATTCGCTTAATTTTAAATAATAAATCATTCGTTGAAAAAAAACTTGCAGATCGTGGTTTTGATATTTCGATTATTGATGAAATACACCAGAAGATTTCAAAAAGAAACGCTTTACGTCAGAAAATTGATGAACTTTTAGCAAAAAGAAATGTAATTAGCAAGGAAATTGGCGCTTATTTTCGCGAACAAAAAGATGCTAGTTATCTTAAAAAACAAGTTAGTGAAATCAAAGAAAAAATAGTTAAAATAGAAGTTGAATGGGATGAATTGAATACCTGAGTGAATCAGAAAGTTCTCGAAATTCCAAATTTACCCGATGATTCAGTTCCTTTGGGCACTTCAGAACTAGATAATCAAGTGATTTCGCATTGAGGCTATCCTAAAAAATTTGATTCAAAACATAAACCTCATTATGAATATGGCACTTTTAATAACATTTTAGATTTTAAACGCGCTGTTAAATTGTCTGGAAATCGCTTTGTGATTTATAAAAATCTTGGCGCTAAATTAGTTCGTGCTTTAATTAATTTTATGATTGACACTCATATTGCTTCTGGGTATGAAGAAATTCTCCCAAACACTTTAATTCTTTCCGATTCTCTTTATGGAACTGGCCAACTTCCAAAATTTACAGATGATTTGTACCCTTTAAAGGATTTGGATCATTGGCTAATTCCAACGGCCGAAGTTCCGCTTACAAATTATTTTCGCGATGAAATCATTGACCTTAACAAACCAATTTCGCTAGTGGCATATAGCAAATGTTATCGTTCTGAAGCTGGAAGTGGTGGTAAAGATACTAGAGGTTTAATTCGATTACATGAGTTTCATAAAGTTGAACTTGTGAAAATAACAAACGAAAATGATGGAATTTCTGAATTTGAAAAAGTTGTCCGCGATGCTGCTAATGTTCTTAAATTACTGGAAATTCCTTATCGTGTCGTGCTTTTATCAACTGGCGATTTAGGTTTTTCTGCCAAAAAAACAATTGATTTAGAAGCATGACTACCTTCTGAACATACTTATCGTGAAATTTCCTCAATTAGTTATTGCGGAGATTTTCAAGCAAGAAGAGCGAAAATCCGTTACCGTGACGGAAAAAACAACCGCTATGCACACACAATTAACGGTTCTGGTTTGGCAATCGACCGCGTCGTTGCAATTTTGCTAGAACA
- the rsmD gene encoding 16S rRNA (guanine(966)-N(2))-methyltransferase RsmD, translating into MIRIISGSYRRAVIKNPEFSVVRPMSNRCREAIFSHLQFKIPNSTVLDLFAGTGAIGFEASSRGAKKVIATEINQQAYQNIVDFCEKYKVRDYEIFNKNAIFLLSDLKGRKFDFIFVDPPHREEEITKKCLLKIAKYNLLENNGLVIYKTNLGSKLIPDVFSVEKTKNYGKNTVFFLKLHNEDENE; encoded by the coding sequence ATGATTAGAATTATTTCTGGAAGTTATCGGCGTGCGGTTATTAAAAATCCTGAATTTTCAGTAGTTCGACCAATGTCTAATCGATGCCGTGAAGCAATTTTTTCGCATTTACAATTTAAAATTCCAAATTCAACTGTTCTTGATTTATTTGCCGGAACGGGAGCGATTGGTTTTGAAGCGAGTTCGCGTGGTGCAAAAAAAGTGATAGCCACTGAAATAAACCAACAAGCATACCAAAATATAGTTGATTTTTGTGAAAAATACAAAGTTAGAGATTATGAAATTTTTAACAAAAATGCAATTTTTTTATTAAGTGATCTTAAAGGACGAAAATTTGACTTCATTTTTGTCGATCCACCGCATCGTGAAGAGGAAATTACTAAAAAATGTCTTTTAAAAATTGCAAAATATAACTTGCTAGAAAATAACGGACTTGTAATTTATAAAACTAATTTAGGCTCTAAATTAATTCCTGATGTTTTTTCTGTTGAAAAAACAAAAAATTACGGAAAAAATACGGTTTTTTTCCTAAAATTGCATAATGAAGACGAAAATGAATAA
- a CDS encoding ZIP family metal transporter, with amino-acid sequence MVATVGLVQEGFHGAENFSHKFGNLENLYKILIIGGGAILGLSTVFIARWFFIKIFKKELHSDHKKHDHSDHIVNFSDVDSPKSAWLAILLLLSHRTIDGFILGSVIARVTAGDSVNWYLIGTFIAHMLIEILIIHYRQVQYGQNIKKSVIYNLITTLILVPIIVIGAFLNRFFVKTGWLIPLFNVSGGAILSFVVIIELVPEFIHLRNNSSFQWHFSLFLFALGIVLALILLTLHQH; translated from the coding sequence ATGGTCGCAACCGTCGGACTTGTGCAAGAAGGTTTTCATGGGGCTGAAAATTTTAGTCATAAATTTGGCAATCTAGAAAATTTATACAAAATTTTAATAATAGGTGGCGGAGCAATTCTAGGTCTTTCAACTGTTTTTATTGCTCGTTGATTTTTTATTAAAATTTTTAAAAAAGAATTACACTCTGATCATAAAAAACACGATCATAGCGATCACATTGTCAATTTTTCTGATGTCGATAGCCCAAAATCTGCCTGACTAGCAATTCTTCTTTTACTTTCACACCGAACAATCGATGGTTTTATTCTAGGTTCAGTAATTGCGAGAGTGACCGCAGGCGATAGTGTAAATTGATATTTGATTGGCACTTTCATTGCTCATATGCTAATTGAAATTTTAATAATTCATTACCGCCAAGTTCAATATGGACAAAATATTAAAAAATCAGTAATTTATAACCTAATTACAACGCTAATTTTGGTGCCAATAATTGTAATTGGGGCATTTTTAAATCGTTTTTTTGTAAAAACTGGTTGGTTAATTCCCCTTTTTAATGTTTCGGGCGGAGCAATTTTATCCTTTGTTGTAATAATCGAGTTAGTCCCTGAATTTATTCATTTAAGAAATAATTCTTCTTTTCAGTGACATTTTTCACTTTTTTTATTCGCTCTCGGGATAGTTTTAGCATTAATTCTGTTAACCTTACACCAGCATTAG
- a CDS encoding ribulose-phosphate 3-epimerase, with product MKRKIISPSLLNVKTQNRLKLTRVFLNLGIKWFHFDFMDGKFVENTAISVSEIKNIVKKSKNFISDVHLMSFDPESQIDELIGYVDFVTIHFESKNYAEISRIISKYSQKIKIGIAIKPNTEVGEILELLPKINLILVMSVEPGKGGQSFIESSYDKISKLSKIIKEKNYPIIIQVDGGIKDYNAKKVFDSGADVIVVGTFLVEKPSKVKIQKLLR from the coding sequence ATGAAAAGAAAAATTATTAGCCCTTCACTTTTGAACGTTAAAACGCAAAATCGCCTAAAATTAACAAGAGTTTTCTTAAATCTTGGCATAAAATGGTTTCATTTTGATTTTATGGATGGAAAATTTGTTGAAAATACGGCAATTTCTGTTTCAGAAATCAAAAATATTGTTAAAAAATCAAAAAATTTTATTTCCGATGTACATTTAATGTCTTTTGATCCGGAAAGTCAAATTGATGAATTAATTGGTTATGTTGATTTTGTAACAATTCATTTTGAAAGCAAGAATTATGCCGAAATTAGTAGGATAATTTCTAAATACTCACAAAAAATTAAAATTGGAATCGCAATTAAACCAAATACGGAAGTGGGTGAAATTCTAGAATTATTACCAAAAATCAACTTAATTTTAGTGATGTCTGTTGAACCTGGAAAAGGTGGGCAAAGTTTTATAGAAAGTTCATATGATAAAATAAGTAAATTATCCAAAATAATTAAAGAAAAAAATTATCCAATTATTATTCAAGTTGATGGCGGAATAAAAGACTATAATGCCAAAAAAGTCTTTGATTCAGGTGCTGATGTAATTGTGGTTGGCACCTTTTTGGTTGAAAAACCATCGAAAGTAAAAATTCAGAAACTATTAAGATAA
- the gmk gene encoding guanylate kinase: MKTKMNKLIILSGPSGVGKGTIESLLLKNKDLLIKLAISATTRGKRKNEIDGINYFFLTHQIFKEKIENNEFLEWSRHFNNYYGTLKSQIEFIQSQNFIPLLEIDTTGAKNIIKNYQEKGELDKLLTIFILPPSLETLKKRIEKRLTETDAQINQRLEKAKSEIEIKNLFKFQVINDNLEECVRQIEKIISKEILKS, translated from the coding sequence ATGAAGACGAAAATGAATAAGTTAATAATCTTATCCGGACCTTCAGGTGTCGGAAAAGGAACGATTGAATCACTTTTGTTAAAAAATAAGGATTTGCTAATAAAACTCGCAATTTCTGCGACAACTCGTGGAAAAAGAAAAAACGAGATTGACGGTATTAACTATTTTTTTTTAACACATCAAATTTTTAAAGAAAAAATAGAAAATAACGAATTTCTTGAATGAAGTCGTCATTTTAACAATTACTATGGAACTCTAAAGTCGCAAATTGAGTTTATTCAAAGTCAAAATTTCATTCCTTTACTCGAAATTGATACGACCGGTGCAAAGAATATTATTAAAAATTACCAAGAAAAAGGTGAATTAGATAAACTTTTAACAATTTTTATTCTTCCACCTTCACTCGAAACGCTTAAAAAACGAATTGAAAAAAGACTAACCGAAACTGATGCCCAAATTAATCAGCGACTAGAAAAAGCTAAATCAGAAATTGAAATTAAAAATTTGTTTAAATTTCAAGTAATTAACGATAATTTGGAAGAATGTGTTAGGCAAATTGAAAAAATTATAAGTAAAGAGATATTAAAATCCTAG
- the eno gene encoding phosphopyruvate hydratase — protein MSKITKVFAREILDSRGNPTIQVEVSTFAGGFGSAIVPSGASTGSREALELRDSNTKYAENWYGQKGVMTAVDNVNNIIAPKIIGICVKNQRLIDQKMIELDGTPNKDKLGANAILGVSLAVAKAAASELRMPLFRYLGGPNTTLMPVPMLNVINGGEHATNTLDFQEFMIMPLGFPTFRNALQASNKIFHNLAKLLKKSGFGTQVGDEGGFAPNLNSHEQALDFLVEAIKESGFNPALEGEKAVAIAIDAAASEFYDGEKYVFKKLKAALSTKSESEISQKFEFSSAELLDYYGQLFEKYPIISVEDGFAESDWDGFIAFNQRFGKTHQIVGDDLTVTNVEILKEAIKSKAINSILIKLNQIGTLSETLDAIQLAQKSGMTAVVSHRSGESEDTTIADLAVAVSAGQIKTGSLSRTDRIAKYNRLLVIEEYLNSYSKSDYVGKDVFYNLKK, from the coding sequence ATGTCAAAAATTACAAAAGTTTTTGCAAGAGAAATTTTAGACTCACGGGGAAATCCAACTATTCAAGTTGAAGTTAGCACTTTTGCTGGCGGGTTTGGTTCTGCAATTGTTCCTTCAGGAGCATCAACTGGTTCAAGAGAAGCGCTTGAATTACGTGATTCAAATACAAAATATGCTGAAAACTGGTATGGCCAAAAAGGTGTAATGACCGCCGTTGATAATGTAAATAATATTATTGCTCCTAAAATTATCGGAATTTGTGTTAAAAATCAAAGATTAATTGACCAAAAAATGATTGAATTGGATGGGACGCCAAATAAAGACAAACTAGGAGCAAATGCAATTTTAGGTGTTTCACTTGCAGTCGCAAAAGCGGCAGCAAGTGAGTTAAGAATGCCACTTTTTCGTTATTTAGGTGGACCAAATACAACTTTAATGCCAGTTCCAATGCTTAATGTGATAAACGGTGGCGAACACGCAACAAATACGCTTGATTTTCAAGAGTTTATGATAATGCCACTTGGTTTTCCAACTTTTCGAAATGCTTTACAAGCATCTAATAAAATTTTTCACAACCTTGCAAAACTTCTCAAAAAATCTGGTTTTGGAACTCAAGTAGGAGATGAAGGTGGATTTGCGCCTAATTTAAATTCGCACGAACAAGCACTTGATTTTCTAGTTGAAGCGATCAAAGAATCAGGATTTAATCCCGCACTTGAGGGCGAAAAAGCTGTTGCAATTGCAATTGATGCAGCCGCTAGTGAATTTTATGATGGCGAAAAATACGTTTTTAAAAAATTAAAAGCAGCACTTTCAACTAAATCTGAATCTGAAATAAGTCAAAAATTTGAGTTTAGTTCTGCTGAATTACTCGATTATTATGGTCAACTTTTTGAAAAATATCCAATAATTTCTGTCGAAGATGGTTTTGCTGAATCTGATTGAGATGGATTTATTGCTTTTAATCAAAGATTTGGAAAAACTCACCAAATTGTTGGCGATGATTTGACTGTTACAAATGTAGAAATTTTAAAAGAGGCTATAAAATCCAAGGCAATTAATTCAATTTTGATTAAATTAAATCAAATTGGAACTTTGAGTGAAACACTTGATGCAATCCAACTTGCACAAAAATCAGGAATGACAGCCGTTGTTTCTCACCGTTCTGGAGAATCTGAAGATACAACAATTGCTGATCTTGCCGTTGCAGTTTCAGCTGGGCAAATCAAAACTGGTTCGCTTTCAAGAACAGATAGAATTGCTAAATATAATCGACTTTTAGTGATCGAAGAATATCTAAATTCTTATTCAAAAAGCGACTATGTTGGGAAAGATGTTTTTTATAACCTAAAAAAATAG
- the recO gene encoding DNA repair protein RecO: MAEKIIKGIVIDRFNFRDFDLIVSLATNFGVIKMVARGVRRPTSKNIYILNPGCLGEFEIFLARYSNKLSKLKKGECFFNLDLNDKKIYAFWKLVSQITRETNFVPKIFPILEQSFAKINSKNADAIKVYTIINWIKFNGWIANLTRCRVCKTNQRLINFNFYGGMECVYHQNPKPFFRFGRKELEIFYWSSSNLNTFLEKVDFDYIYLVFEILKQFLKQNSYIFL, encoded by the coding sequence ATGGCAGAAAAAATTATTAAAGGTATCGTTATCGATCGATTCAATTTTAGAGATTTTGATCTAATCGTTAGTTTAGCAACAAATTTCGGGGTAATAAAAATGGTTGCGCGTGGCGTCAGACGTCCAACAAGTAAAAATATTTATATTTTAAACCCTGGTTGTTTAGGTGAGTTTGAAATTTTTTTAGCAAGATATTCGAATAAATTGTCTAAATTGAAAAAAGGTGAGTGTTTTTTCAATTTAGACTTAAATGACAAAAAAATTTATGCTTTTTGAAAATTAGTTTCACAAATTACACGTGAAACTAATTTTGTTCCTAAAATTTTTCCAATTTTAGAACAGTCATTTGCCAAAATTAACTCCAAAAACGCGGATGCAATTAAGGTTTATACGATAATTAATTGAATTAAATTTAACGGATGAATTGCAAATTTAACGAGATGTCGAGTTTGTAAAACGAACCAGCGATTAATTAATTTTAATTTTTACGGCGGAATGGAGTGTGTCTATCACCAAAATCCAAAACCTTTTTTTCGTTTTGGTAGAAAAGAATTAGAAATTTTTTACTGATCAAGTTCAAATTTAAATACATTTTTAGAAAAGGTTGACTTTGATTATATTTATTTAGTTTTTGAAATTTTAAAGCAGTTTTTAAAACAAAATTCATACATTTTTTTATAA